Genomic window (Sulfurovum sp. NBC37-1):
CAGGCAATTGAAAAGGCAGGCTATAAACCTGGTGAGCAGATTGCTATTGCACTTGATGTGGCAGCAAGTGAAATCATGAATGATGCCGGAAAATATGTATTGAAGTCAGAAAGTAGGGAACTTACAAGTTCTGAACTTATTGCATATTATGCGGATATGGTTGAAAAATACCCTATTGTGTCTCTTGAAGACGGGCTTGGTGAAGATGATTGGGAAGGCTGGAAAGAGCTCACCGAAGTACTGGGAGACAAGATCCAGCTGGTAGGTGATGACCTTTTTGTGACCAATGTAGCGATCCTCGCTGAAGGCATTGAGAAAGACATTGCCAATTCAATCCTGATTAAACCAAACCAGATAGGTACGGTTTCGGAGACGATGCAGACGGTCAGACTGGCTCAGCGTTCAGGTTATACTTGTGTGATGAGTCACCGTTCCGGTGAAAGTGAAGATACTTTCATTGCAGATTTTGCCGTAGCACTGAATACAGGAGAGATCAAAACGGGATCGACTGCAAGATCTGACAGAATTGCCAAATACAACAGGCTGCTTGCGATCGAAGCGGAATTGGGACAGTTCGAGTATCTTGGCACCTCACTTTTTTCAAAGTAGGATAGGTTTTGTCCGGTACCAACAGGGTAGAAGCTATAGCCGGCCTGTCGCTTAAAGCGATCCTAGTCACGGCGATCGGCATACTGCTCTTTGGTATCTATGTGGGCATTTTGATTTACGGGGAGAATTCATTGATGGTGATGAACCAGCTTAAAGAGAAAAAAGAGATGCTGAAGCAGGAAGAAAAAAGTTTGAAAGTAGAGAACCAGAAGCTGCAGAAAGAGCTTTTTGAACTAAAACAATTAGAACCAAAGGAGTAGGATATGAAACAGTATGTATGGGTAGCAGCGATAGTAGCAATGGTAGGCGTGAATGCCTCGGAAAATCCTTTTGATCTTAATACGAACCTCAAGAAGATAGATCAGGCTGAACAGCAGCTTTTGAGTGATCTGGATAAGATAGCCAAAGAGAAAGAAGCGAAAGAGGAGTTGGATCTTGAAGAGGATGAGGGTGATACTCCCGAACCTGCTGTAGAGGAAGAGACTGCTGCTCCTGCAGAAGATGTTCCCGAAAAAGCAGTTGAAGTGGTTGAAGAGACAACAAAAGTAGTCAAAACACCTTCAGCCTCGGCAGTATCGATAGAAACCCCAGAAGAGAAAGAGGCGAGACTCAAAAAGGTCAAAGAGGAGCAGGAACGTCTTGAGGCGGAAAGGGTAGCCGCAGAAAAAGCAGAGCAGAAGAGAATAGCGGCAGAAAAGACAGCTCAGGAAGCGGCAGAACTGGAGCGTATCAAAAAAGCTCAGAAAGAAAAAAAGGCTGCTGAAGAGCTTGCAAAGCTTGAAGCAGAGAAAGCAGCATTAGAGAAAAAGATGGCGAAAGAAGCAGCAAACAAAGCATCTGTAGATACAAAAAAAGATGAGCCTCATGTTGCCAAAACCATTGAAGATATTAATATTGCCAAGGAAGCCAAAGCGGCAGCAGAAGATGCTGAAAAAAGCCTGAAAGAAGCAATCAGAGAAGTTGATCAGGACTAACCGGTTTTCTTTTTACTGTTAATCCATTTGATCAGCAGCATAGAGAGGATAACTTCAAAGATACTGGCAAGTATCAGCTGATAGTAACTGAGTATATGCAACAGTTTTGTTTCATACCCTATGGTCGCAACTGCAACAAGGAGGGTCAGAGGCATAGAGAGAGAGAAGGCGACCAGCAGTGCGTCTCTTGAACCACTGATCTTCTTTAGAACAACTGCTGCCAGGACACGTGAAAGGATCATTAGTGTGGTGATCAGAAACGCACCGGTGATCACCCCTTCTTCTATCAATGACTTCAGGTCGAATGAAGCACCAACGTGAATGAAAAAGAGTGGAACGAGAAAGCCAAACCCCAAACTTGAAATCTTGGCTTCGAGCTGTTTTTCATGATGAAAAAATGCCGAAATGGCTACCCCTGCGATAAAAGCCCCTAATGCCAACTCCAGTTTCAGATAGAGCATGATGGCAATCAGGATGAAAAAAAGTGCCATTGCAAGACGGATGTCCTGATCGGAAGTATCGAGTTTTGGCATGAGGGTATTCTTGAGTTCAGGCATCCACCAAAAGAGCAGGCGAAGCAGTTTATAGAGCAGGTAGACCACGGCAATGAACCCGGCAAGATAACTCACCTTTGTTACCAATATCATGTTCACGCCGGTTGTGCTGGCAGCATCGAAAATGGTCAGTATGGCAATACTGATGATCTCACCCAGAATACCTGCGATGAAAGCTAGTTTGATCCAGGGTTGTTCTTTGCCGTAGGTTTTTGCCAGAGAGGCAAGTATCCCTATGGAGATGAGGGGCATGGAAATGATAGTGATGGTGTTGAGATGAAAGAGTATTCCTGCAGCCACAGAAAAAAAAGCCATAATCCCCAAAAAAAGCATCGATTGCCTGATAATTGCTTTGGGGCTTTGAGTGATCTGTTTGAGGTCCACTTCCATTCCTGCAAGGAACATCAGGTAAAGAAAGCCTACCTCTGCAATAATGTCAAAATACTGGTTATGCCCGACCAGGCCAATATAGGCAACGATAGAACCCAGAATGATCTCCACCGGAGGTGTTGGCATGCGCAGCAGTTTCGAGACAAAAGGACTTCCCCATATTAGCAAAGAAAGGGTGAGTATCAGTGAAATATCAGTGTGAATCACAGCTAGTCGCTACCTCGTAGCCCAATTTTTCCAGCATAAGCTGGTCCATTTTTGGCGCCGATCCCGATGTGGTCAGGTAATCACCGATGACGATGGAGTTTGCTCCTGCTTTGAACATTTCATCTTCTTTTCCGTTGAAAAGCAATTCCCTGCCGCCTGCGACCATCAGAAGACGATCCTCTCCCAGCAAAGTATGGGCTCTGCGGATGATATTCAGTGCTTCCTCAAAACCGATATTGCGTGTCTTGATAGGCAGGGCAGGATTGGGATGATAGAAGTTCAGAGGTGTTGATTCTGGCTGAAGTGAAGCGATTGCAGAGAGCAGATCTTCCCTGTCCTTCATACTTTCTCCCATACCGAAGATCCCGCCGCTGCAGAGTGCCAGACCGGATGATTTGACGTTCTCACAAGTCTCATAGCGCTCCTGCCAGCCATGAGTGAGGCAGATCTCGGGGTAGTAGCGTTCGGAAGTTTCAAGATTGTGATTATAGCTGTCAATGCCGTGTTCTTTTAGATAGATTAGTTGTTCCAGGCTTGCAGTGCCGTTACAGGCAATGAGGTTGAGCCCCTCTACCTCTGCTTTGACCGCCTGTGCCGCACGCGCTACGAAGTCTACCTTTTTGTCGTCAAGACCTTTGCCGGCAGTTACAAGACAGTATCCCAAAGCCCCATTGGCTTTTGCCTGCCTGGCCTCCTCTACGATCTGCCCGATCTTCTTGTAACTGTAACGTTCTATGTCAGCATGATACCTGACGCTCTGTGTGCAGAATTTGCAGTCCTCTTTGCAGGTGCCGCTGAGAATATTGTTAATGGCACATAAAAAGATCTGTTTCCGGGTTGACATGGTGTTATTTTGCCTCTTCTTTGTGTTTACATTTGAAACATTCAAATATCTCTTTACCACGAAGTGTCTTTTTCCCCATAGTATATCCGCATTCGGGACACTTTTTGTCTACCGGTTCGAAATTGGCGATGAATTTACACTTTGGGTAATTCTCACAGCCAAAGAATTTACCACGTCTTCCTTCTCTTTCCTGAAGTTTTCCACCGCATTCAGGGCAGGGAACGCTCAGCTCTTTGGGAGGGGTAAGCGATTTTGCATTCTTGCATTTCGGGTAGGCGGAGCAGGCAAGGAACTTACCTCTCTTAGAGTTCTTTATCACCATGGGCGAGCCGCATTTCTCGCATTTCTCATCAGTTTCTTCGGGCTGTTCAACTTCCGTACCATCAGTATTTTTGGTGTATTTGCATTTGGGGAAGTTACTGCAGGCAATGAATTCTCCATAGCGTCCTTTTCTAAGCAATAGTTCGGAACCGCACTTGGGGCAGTTCTCTCCTGTTGGTATGGCTACTTTAAGACTCTTGATATTCTTTTTTCCCTCTTCGATCTTCTGCAGAAAAGGTGTATAGAATTCTTTGAGAATGGTCTGCCAGTCGGTTTCCCCTTCGGCGACCTTGTCCAGCGTCTCTTCCATGTTTGCGGTAAAGCCGCTGTCTACGATCTCCGGAAAGTGTTTTTCAAGCATCTCTATAACGGTAAATGCAATCTCTGTAGGGTGAATACGTTTTTTCTCTATCTCGATATACTTTCGTGTCTGAAGAATGGTAATGGTAGGTGCATAGGTACTTGGACGACCGATTCCAAGGGATTCGAGTTTTTTAATAAGGCTGGCCTCATTATAGCGTGCAGGCGGTTCCGTAAAGTGCTGTTCCGCTTTGATATCATCGAGAGAGACAGGTTGCTCTTTCTTGAGTTCGGGAAGTAGTTTGTCTTTTTCATTGTACCCTGTCACCCTGTAGAAACCGTCAAAGAGCAGTTTCCTTCCGCTGGCCTTGAATGTGCACTTGTCTCCTTTGAAGAGGATTGTCTGTGATTCGAGTTCTGCTTCTGTCATCTGACAGGCAAGGAAACGGTTGTAGATGAGCCGGTAGAGCTTGAGCTCGTCAGCATTGAGGAAATTGGCCGCTTTTGTACCGTCGAAGTCAACACGGGTAGGGCGTATCGCTTCGTGCGCTTCCTGTGCGCCTTTTGATTTGCTTGTATAGTGTTTTGCTTTGGCAGGAAGATATTTGTCCCCGTATGTCTCTTTGATATGCGTACGTGCAGCTTCAACTGCTTCTTTTGCAAGGTTGAGCGAATCTGTCCTCATATAGGTAATGATACCCATGGTCCCCTTATCTGTTTTTACTCCTTCATAAAGCTTCTGTGCAACCATCATCGTCTTTTTGGGTGAAAACCCCAGCTGTGTAGATGCTGCCTGCTGAAGAGTAGAAGTCATAAAAGGAGGCGGTGTTTTGGTCTTTCTTTTTGTCTTCTCTATGGAAGAGACCACAAAGGATTCCCCTTTTGCAGATTCCACGATCTCGTTGGCATCAGCATCTGTCTTGATGGTAAGCTTATCAATCTTGAGACCGTTGTAATCATAAATAGAGGCATCGATGTTTTTTTCAAACAGGGCATCGATGGTCCAGTACTCTTCAGGTTTGAACGCCTTGATCTCACGCTCTCTGTCGACTACGATCTTCAGTGTGGAACTCTGTACCCTTCCTGCACTTAGGCCCTTCTGGATCTTACTGGCAAGCAGAGGTGATAGCTTGTACCCTACAATGCGATCAAGCAGTCTTCGTGTCTGCTGGGCATCTACCGAGTCCATGTCCACTTTTCGAGGGTTCTCGAGTGCATGCTGAATAGCTGATTTGGTGATTTCGTGAAAGACGATACGCGGTAGTTCCGTAGGCTCTTTCCCGATCGCTTTGGCAATGTGGTAGCCAATGGCTTCTCCCTCACGGTCCTCATCGGTCGCGATATAGATGGTCTCAGCTTCTTTGGCGAGTTTTTTCAGCTCTTTGACAGTGGGATTCGCATCCCTCGGGATGGAATATTTGGGGATGAGGTCGCCTGTTTCATCATCGATGGTGATACCGAAAGTGCTTTTGGGAAGGTCCCTGATGTGTCCTTTGGAGGCGATGACCTTGTAGTCCTTGCCCAAAAAACTGGTAATAGTACGTGCTTTTGCTGGTGATTCGACGATAATTAGATTTTTCATTCATACTTACTTTATATAAGAAATTTTTGGCATTGTAGCACAAAAGAGGATAAAAGGCTACTTATTGATACTGTTTTTAGTCCCATACCATCGTAAAGTAATAATGGATGAACTTATCGTTTGCTCCCGTGGTAAGGCCTTGAATATGGTTTGAAATAGCTCTCGCTGTCAAAATCATAGGAGAAAGGAATGTAGGTATAAGGTAACTGGTAGTAGTTGAATATTTTCCCCGTTTTTACCCATCCCCAGGAAGCGAGTACTTCGGAGACATTGATACCGATACCGACATAGAGATTGCGTTCCTTCCGTGTATAGTCTTCATGGTCCTGGTAGCCACGGGTATAGTAACCCAGCTGAACTTCCCCATATTTGAGCAGGTTGTCCTGCATACTTTCAAATCCGCTGAATTTTAGGGCAAAAAGGTATTTCATGGAGTTGTACATAGTAAAAACATCGCCACCACTGTTAAAATCGGGAAGGTATTCAAGTCTGAGGTCGACTTTGTTCTTCAGTTGCGGGTATTTCTCCCTGGCATAATAAAAAAGTGCACCTACGGTGTTTGCAACTACATCTTCGTAAGAAAACCCCTGTGATTCACTGAAAGAATCCCCAAGTTCCATGAGAAACTGGAAAGACCAGGCAGAAAGTGACCCATAGATCATGGAGCGGCTCGTATCCATACCCCAATACTCATAAAGGGATGAAAATTCAAGAGACCAGAGATAGGTGGAATACATGTGGCCCATCTTGTCTGCACCGCCGTATTTAGTATCCTTGCCGAACCATCCTTCATGTCCCAGGCTAGGGGTGGTACTGAAGTAATCCCAGAAAGCGATGCCCCACACAGTGACAAGGGCAGCACCGGCAAGGTTGGTGTAGAGGACTCTGTCCATGAGTTCCTCTTCGGACTGTGCCGGTTTCATGATGGAGTTGTAAATGGAGTCACCGAAAGATTCCTGGGGAATCTCTTCCGCGATAAGGCACAATGAGATGAGAATGGAAAGAAGTAAAGCGCGCAAAAAAGGCCTTTCTATTGTTGTTTTAAGATTCTTGGAAGTGTGATCCCCGTCTGGCTCTGGTATTTCCCTTTGCGGTCGGAGTAGGTTGTTTCACACTGTTCGTCCCCCTCCAGGAAGAGTACCTGCGCAATACCTTCATTGGCGTAGATCTTTGCCGGAAGAGGTGTGGTATTGGAAATTTCTATAGTGATGTGCCCTTCAAAACCGGGCTCGAAAGGCGTGACGTTCACGATGATCCCGCAGCGGGCATAGGTGCTTTTCCCCAGGCAGATCGCCAGTGTGTCTTTGGGCATCCTGAAATACTCCACTGTGCGTGCCAGCGCAAAAGAGTTTGGAGGTACGATACAGATATCTCCTTTGAAATCAACTACATTGTTCTCGTTGAAATCTTTGGGGTCCACAACTTCGGCATTGATATTGGTAAAGATCTTGAACTCATCCGAGACACGGATGTCATAGCCGTAGGAACTCAGTCCGTAACTGACGACACCTTCTCCGACAAGTCCTTCGCAAAAAGGAGTTATCATGGCCTCATTGAGTGATTTTTCACGTATCCACTTGTCGGGTTTTAATCCCATCTGTTTTTCCTTCTTATTTATTGTTTTCTGATTACTTTGATATTGGCTTCTGTTTTCATCTTGGAGAAGTAATCCTTCAGCGCCTGATTCTGCTGTTCCTGCCTCCATCGCCCTGCGACAGCATTGCGCGCCTCTTCAAAGGGCAGGAGTTTCCTGCCCTGTTTGCCATTCACTTTGAAAACAACCCATTTGTCGCCGGCATTGATCGGTTTGGTAAATCTGCCGTCAGGAGTGGAAAGCAGCATGGAGAGCATGGCGGGATTCATCCCCTTTGTCTTTTTGGTCGCAGAAATGCTTTTGATACCTTTGGCGCTTCCTGTACGCAAAAAATTCTGGAGTACTTTTTCAGACTTGGCCGAATATTCTGTCATCCGGATCGAAGTCGGCATAGCGAATGCTTCTTTGTGGGTTTCATAATAGAGCTTGAGTTGATCTTCGCTTGGAGGAGTAATATTTCTGGAAATCTTCTCTTTGAAGAAACGTTCTTTTTTCAATGCCTGTCGTATGGACTCACGGTACTTGCTCCAGCTGGTCCCCTGTTTTTTGAGCATTTTCTGCATTTTTGGAATACTGATATTGTTGAGGTTGGCAATCTGCGCGATCTTGGCATCAATGGTCTCTTCTGAGATCTTGATGCTTTTCATGGCTTCTTTCTGCAGTCTGTCCTGTATCAGAAGATCGATCGCCTGCTGTTTGGACATACCGGTCTTTCTTTGTACCTTCTTTATTTCATTGGTGGTGATCGCTTCGCCGTCCACCGTAAGTGCGACCGCATTGACCATCCGGGCATGCGAAAAGGTCAGCAGTGTAAGCAATCCAAGGAGTATGAGTTTGTTCATCTAGTCTCTTTCTTTCGGGCTTTTTGGGGTGCCCTTTGGGGGCAATAAAGTGATAAATTATAGCATAAACGGGTAAGAATCCTCTGAAGGGCGCATTTACTAAAATCTTTTTGCTATAATCGTGTTTTACAGCAGGAGGTCAAGGAAGATGAAGAAGATACTGTATTTTATGGTGGTGTTGACAGCCATGATGACAGCAGGAGAGACGAACAGTTGTTTCAAATGCCACCAGGGTATCGAGCATATCAGAGACCACAAATCCAAAATGATGGAGAAGATCTTTGCCAAAGCGGATGAAGCCGATGTAGCAGGCAATGACTGCGTAGTCTGTCACGGTGGAAATCCTGAGGCATCGACCAAGGAAAAGGCGCATAAAGGAACACCGGAGTACTTTAAAGACAATGAAGGCCCCAAAGCTTTCTACCCGGACCCGGGAAGCCCGTGGATCAACGAAAATACCTGCGGGATGTGCCATAAGAAGCAGATAGCGGCACAGTGGAACAATCTTATGGCCACCGAGGCGGGGAAGATCCACGGTGCCTTGTGGGGATTTGGTGCCAAGGACGGGTACGACCATAACCACAGCAACTTCGGCAATGAAAACATCCATAAACGTGTCGGTACGGATGTCTATACAAAATATATGAATGAGTTGAGCATAAAGGAGCCTCAGGGTTTCCCAAAAAAGATGAAAGCGCTGCCGCCTGCTCCAACCGCGGAGGAAATAGAAAAAGATCCTACACTCTCTGTCTATACTTACCTCAGACAGGAGTGTCTCAGATGCCATACCGGCGGCAAGGGACGTAAACGCAGGGGAGACTTCCGTGGGATCGGATGCTCCTCCTGCCATATTCCCTATTCGAACGAAGGGTATTATGAGGGTAATGACCCGACCATCGACAAAAATGCCACCGGGCATATGCTCGTGCATGCCATACAGTCCTCTCGGAAGGTGAAGGTAAAGGTCCACGACAAGACCTATTCGGGTATCCCTGTGGAGACCTGCACGACCTGCCATAACCGTGGTAAACGTATCGGGGTAAGTTATCAGGGGCTGATGGAAACGGAGTATCAAGCCAACTTCGATATCCAGGGGAACGGGCAGCCCAAGCTGCATACCAAGCGCTATCTGCATCTTCAGGAAGATATCCACTACTCCAAAGGGATGCTCTGCCAGGACTGTCACACATCTATAGACCATCATGGGGATGGTTTTAACGTGGGAGCGAACCTGGGTGCCGTGGAGATCGAGTGTCAGGACTGTCACGGAACAACGGACAAATACCCATGGGAACTGCCGCTTGGCTACAGTGACGAGTTCAAGACCACACCGAAGACAGGTAAGTCCAGAGGGGTGGGGCATACCCTGGCCAAATACCTGGAGCAGGGGTATGTTCCCAAAGACAAGGGTGACGGTTTCCTGCTCTCTGCACGCGGAAACCCGCTTCCCAAAGCTATTAGAAAAGGCAATGAAGTGGTCATGCATCTGGCTTCAGGGAAAGATTTGACGCTCAAGCCGCTCAAACTGCTTAAAAAAGAGGGCAAGATCTCCAAAGAAGGGCTGGTGGCGATGGACCAGATCAAGGCACATACGGACAAGCTGGAGTGCTATACCTGCCATGCTACCTGGGCGCCACAGTGTTACGGCTGTCATGTCAAGATAGACTACAGCGGCGGCAAGCAGAACCCGGACTATCTGGCCGCTTCAGCCGTACACCATAACGGTGTGACGGGGGAAGTACATAATCTCAAAGATTTCCTGGTCGACGGAAAAGTGACCGAGACGCGATCCTACCTGCGCTGGGAAAATCCTGCCCTGGCACAGAACGGAGAGGGAAGGATTTCTCCTGTTATTCCGGGCTGTCAGGTCATTCTGACGGTCATCGGCAAGGATGGCAAGGCCAAACTGCATAACCACATCTTTAAGATCCCCAATAAAGAGGGAAGAGGCAAAGAGGGTGTCAACTCTATTGTCATGTCGCCTGTCAATCCGCATACCATTACCAAAAAGGCAA
Coding sequences:
- the dcd gene encoding dCTP deaminase; amino-acid sequence: MGLKPDKWIREKSLNEAMITPFCEGLVGEGVVSYGLSSYGYDIRVSDEFKIFTNINAEVVDPKDFNENNVVDFKGDICIVPPNSFALARTVEYFRMPKDTLAICLGKSTYARCGIIVNVTPFEPGFEGHITIEISNTTPLPAKIYANEGIAQVLFLEGDEQCETTYSDRKGKYQSQTGITLPRILKQQ
- a CDS encoding multiheme c-type cytochrome; the protein is MKKILYFMVVLTAMMTAGETNSCFKCHQGIEHIRDHKSKMMEKIFAKADEADVAGNDCVVCHGGNPEASTKEKAHKGTPEYFKDNEGPKAFYPDPGSPWINENTCGMCHKKQIAAQWNNLMATEAGKIHGALWGFGAKDGYDHNHSNFGNENIHKRVGTDVYTKYMNELSIKEPQGFPKKMKALPPAPTAEEIEKDPTLSVYTYLRQECLRCHTGGKGRKRRGDFRGIGCSSCHIPYSNEGYYEGNDPTIDKNATGHMLVHAIQSSRKVKVKVHDKTYSGIPVETCTTCHNRGKRIGVSYQGLMETEYQANFDIQGNGQPKLHTKRYLHLQEDIHYSKGMLCQDCHTSIDHHGDGFNVGANLGAVEIECQDCHGTTDKYPWELPLGYSDEFKTTPKTGKSRGVGHTLAKYLEQGYVPKDKGDGFLLSARGNPLPKAIRKGNEVVMHLASGKDLTLKPLKLLKKEGKISKEGLVAMDQIKAHTDKLECYTCHATWAPQCYGCHVKIDYSGGKQNPDYLAASAVHHNGVTGEVHNLKDFLVDGKVTETRSYLRWENPALAQNGEGRISPVIPGCQVILTVIGKDGKAKLHNHIFKIPNKEGRGKEGVNSIVMSPVNPHTITKKARTCTSCHDSAKALGYGIEGGKYFADQSKTTIVDLMSADKTVLPNRTDEQMPSIPNLKDDLSRFVDENGTQLQTVGDHWKLSQALDNETRSKLDRRGVCLSCHQEMPSEDLAVSMMVHTAKFAGVKIDNKVHHSIIHKTILLSAWVQVLSALVLGGSLVYWLMKRRKRRK
- a CDS encoding DUF2279 domain-containing protein; protein product: MRALLLSILISLCLIAEEIPQESFGDSIYNSIMKPAQSEEELMDRVLYTNLAGAALVTVWGIAFWDYFSTTPSLGHEGWFGKDTKYGGADKMGHMYSTYLWSLEFSSLYEYWGMDTSRSMIYGSLSAWSFQFLMELGDSFSESQGFSYEDVVANTVGALFYYAREKYPQLKNKVDLRLEYLPDFNSGGDVFTMYNSMKYLFALKFSGFESMQDNLLKYGEVQLGYYTRGYQDHEDYTRKERNLYVGIGINVSEVLASWGWVKTGKIFNYYQLPYTYIPFSYDFDSESYFKPYSRPYHGSKR
- a CDS encoding biotin synthase, with translation MSTRKQIFLCAINNILSGTCKEDCKFCTQSVRYHADIERYSYKKIGQIVEEARQAKANGALGYCLVTAGKGLDDKKVDFVARAAQAVKAEVEGLNLIACNGTASLEQLIYLKEHGIDSYNHNLETSERYYPEICLTHGWQERYETCENVKSSGLALCSGGIFGMGESMKDREDLLSAIASLQPESTPLNFYHPNPALPIKTRNIGFEEALNIIRRAHTLLGEDRLLMVAGGRELLFNGKEDEMFKAGANSIVIGDYLTTSGSAPKMDQLMLEKLGYEVATSCDSH
- a CDS encoding peptidylprolyl isomerase → MNKLILLGLLTLLTFSHARMVNAVALTVDGEAITTNEIKKVQRKTGMSKQQAIDLLIQDRLQKEAMKSIKISEETIDAKIAQIANLNNISIPKMQKMLKKQGTSWSKYRESIRQALKKERFFKEKISRNITPPSEDQLKLYYETHKEAFAMPTSIRMTEYSAKSEKVLQNFLRTGSAKGIKSISATKKTKGMNPAMLSMLLSTPDGRFTKPINAGDKWVVFKVNGKQGRKLLPFEEARNAVAGRWRQEQQNQALKDYFSKMKTEANIKVIRKQ
- a CDS encoding FtsB family cell division protein; translated protein: MSGTNRVEAIAGLSLKAILVTAIGILLFGIYVGILIYGENSLMVMNQLKEKKEMLKQEEKSLKVENQKLQKELFELKQLEPKE
- a CDS encoding cation:proton antiporter; the encoded protein is MIHTDISLILTLSLLIWGSPFVSKLLRMPTPPVEIILGSIVAYIGLVGHNQYFDIIAEVGFLYLMFLAGMEVDLKQITQSPKAIIRQSMLFLGIMAFFSVAAGILFHLNTITIISMPLISIGILASLAKTYGKEQPWIKLAFIAGILGEIISIAILTIFDAASTTGVNMILVTKVSYLAGFIAVVYLLYKLLRLLFWWMPELKNTLMPKLDTSDQDIRLAMALFFILIAIMLYLKLELALGAFIAGVAISAFFHHEKQLEAKISSLGFGFLVPLFFIHVGASFDLKSLIEEGVITGAFLITTLMILSRVLAAVVLKKISGSRDALLVAFSLSMPLTLLVAVATIGYETKLLHILSYYQLILASIFEVILSMLLIKWINSKKKTG
- the topA gene encoding type I DNA topoisomerase, whose translation is MKNLIIVESPAKARTITSFLGKDYKVIASKGHIRDLPKSTFGITIDDETGDLIPKYSIPRDANPTVKELKKLAKEAETIYIATDEDREGEAIGYHIAKAIGKEPTELPRIVFHEITKSAIQHALENPRKVDMDSVDAQQTRRLLDRIVGYKLSPLLASKIQKGLSAGRVQSSTLKIVVDREREIKAFKPEEYWTIDALFEKNIDASIYDYNGLKIDKLTIKTDADANEIVESAKGESFVVSSIEKTKRKTKTPPPFMTSTLQQAASTQLGFSPKKTMMVAQKLYEGVKTDKGTMGIITYMRTDSLNLAKEAVEAARTHIKETYGDKYLPAKAKHYTSKSKGAQEAHEAIRPTRVDFDGTKAANFLNADELKLYRLIYNRFLACQMTEAELESQTILFKGDKCTFKASGRKLLFDGFYRVTGYNEKDKLLPELKKEQPVSLDDIKAEQHFTEPPARYNEASLIKKLESLGIGRPSTYAPTITILQTRKYIEIEKKRIHPTEIAFTVIEMLEKHFPEIVDSGFTANMEETLDKVAEGETDWQTILKEFYTPFLQKIEEGKKNIKSLKVAIPTGENCPKCGSELLLRKGRYGEFIACSNFPKCKYTKNTDGTEVEQPEETDEKCEKCGSPMVIKNSKRGKFLACSAYPKCKNAKSLTPPKELSVPCPECGGKLQEREGRRGKFFGCENYPKCKFIANFEPVDKKCPECGYTMGKKTLRGKEIFECFKCKHKEEAK